The proteins below come from a single Candida albicans SC5314 chromosome 7, complete sequence genomic window:
- a CDS encoding uncharacterized protein (Ortholog(s) have cytoplasm, nucleus localization), translating into MSGNSRNTGISSLNNNRPTAKRSPSILVTDARSDKVKGARAPFAGQSYKKQQQQLQQQQKHSNYSFQQSQHLNALQSRFKNKYTDISVDKLLSKSSDIPSGLSRLPPRLSRQSYGSSSSSLNSSSSPPPSIQGSYGAEPRRNIRSIPKLSQSLPSRTSKTSQKLVLIPDHQRSPSPPTSSMHDTGNSAANAELQAQMMRSRAELMPKEKRAEEFSRMTAYFICEEFNLTEVAKFLRKKHEVKPRLYDEALYVPYALPLLPGSDGVRVKSNNTAKLLAKNKYMETMINKNEQKTHLYEYYSGVETPEDANNYSMDPEFENVDSNTPFEPSEPQYFAPPLETSRASGDNGSSSSKKNDTGSTSASVQDVSKHHAEMFVFEFGVIVFWNFSEIHEKNILADLAFSDEDLLINPIDEQDIETEEFHYEYDHQILRPRIYNDMITLRSADHLIKLTMSYAIAQSTKLELFETRIVKTLHVISKLPKKLALSGKIGIDHVKLVKKKGKLLKIRVDINLSSSILDTPEFFWSMEPALHPLYNGVREYLELDQRVQVLNDRLQVFLEFIEYVDEKNSSRITWMIIAIITLSLSVSLFELSLNFF; encoded by the coding sequence ATGAGTGGAAATTCCCGTAACACAGGGATCTCATCTTTAAACAATAACAGACCCACAGCAAAACGATCTCCTTCTATTCTTGTTACTGATGCCAGAAGCGATAAAGTCAAAGGTGCAAGAGCTCCATTTGCTGGCCAAAGTTACaaaaagcaacaacaacaattacaacaacagcaaaaGCATTCTAATTACAGTTTCCAGCAACTGCAACATCTCAATGCTTTGCAGCTGAGATTCAAAAATAAGTATACTGATATTTCGGtagataaattattaagCAAGTCAAGTGATATACCTTCAGGTTTGAGTAGATTACCCCCTCGATTGAGCAGACAAAGCTATGGTAGCTCGAGTTCCTCATTAAATTCATCTTCCTCCCCACCTCCTTCCATCCAAGGTTCATATGGTGCAGAACCAAGAAGAAACATAAGAAGCATTCCCAAACTTTCTCAGTCATTACCATCAAGAACATCAAAAACATCCCAGAAATTGGTATTGATACCTGATCACCAAAGACTGCCTTCGCCGCCAACATCTTCTATGCACGATACTGGTAACCTGGCCGCCAATGCTGAATTGCAAGCACAAATGATGCGTTCAAGAGCAGAGTTGATGCCAAAGGAAAAACGAGCTGAAGAGTTTAGTCGAATGACTGCTTATTTTATATGCGAAGAGTTCAACTTGACCGAGGTAGCTAAGTTTTTGCGTAAAAAGCATGAAGTGAAACCTAGACTATATGATGAGGCCTTATATGTACCTTATGCCCTTCCTTTATTACCAGGAAGTGACGGTGTCAGAgtgaaatcaaataatacaGCAAAATTGTTGgccaaaaacaaatatatgGAGACCATGATAAACAAGAACGAACAGAAAACCCATCTTTACGAGTACTATTCTGGTGTTGAAACACCCGAAGACGCAAACAATTACTCTATGGATccagaatttgaaaatgtcGACAGCAATACACCATTTGAACCATCAGAACCTCAATATTTTGCACCCCCTTTAGAGACTAGCAGGGCTAGTGGGGATAACGGAAGTAGCAGCAGCAAAAAGAATGATACCGGTTCTACCTCTGCTTCTGTCCAGGACGTATCCAAGCACCATGCAGAAATGTTTGTATTTGAGTTTggtgttattgttttttggaatttttcAGAAATCCATGAGAAGAATATACTTGCCGATTTAGCTTTTTCAGACGAAGACTTGTTAATCAACCCCATTGATGAACAAGATATTGAAACGGAGGAATTCCATTATGAATATGATCATCAGATCCTACGTCCAAGAATTTATAACGACATGATAACTTTGAGGAGTGCAGATCATTTAATCAAACTCACCATGTCATACGCCATAGCACAACTGACCAAGTTGGAACTTTttgaaacaagaattgTGAAAACCTTGCAtgtaatttcaaaacttcCTAAAAAACTTGCCCTTTCAGGAAAAATTGGGATAGATCATGTCAAATTAGTTAAAAAGAAGGGTAAATTACTCAAGATTAGAGTGGacatcaatttatcaagttCAATTTTGGATACACCTGAATTTTTCTGGTCAATGGAACCAGCATTGCATCCGTTATACAACGGTGTAAGAGAGTATTTAGAACTTGACCAACGTGTCCAAGTCTTGAACGACCGTCTTCAAGTTTTCCTAGAGTTTATTGAATACGTTGATGAGAAAAACTCCAGTCGAATAACTTGGATGATTATTGCGATTATTACACTTAGTTTGCTGGTTAGTTTATTTGAACTTTctcttaattttttctag